A genome region from Flavobacterium sp. CFS9 includes the following:
- a CDS encoding helix-turn-helix domain-containing protein has protein sequence MKKEKQIVELLGIKQEDMAMLLQVTRSNWAMYLSGKRDLPVAAKLKLSEMLAFSRQFDGRDQHNFEHIETQKVKTKKFLEKQLSTNKHKQLVTSKRLESHQKKYEAALITLQLAEFLAAKEEQTVLQVIRNNAKNDITKNGLDVQEPYVLKLWVLQQEELKLNVRLLSYEL, from the coding sequence ATGAAAAAAGAGAAGCAAATTGTAGAACTTTTGGGGATCAAACAAGAAGATATGGCCATGTTATTGCAAGTTACACGCAGCAACTGGGCAATGTATCTATCAGGAAAACGTGATCTGCCTGTGGCGGCTAAACTAAAACTGAGTGAAATGCTTGCCTTTTCCAGACAATTTGACGGGCGGGATCAGCATAATTTTGAGCATATCGAAACTCAGAAAGTAAAAACAAAAAAGTTTTTAGAAAAACAACTGTCGACCAATAAACATAAACAACTGGTTACATCCAAAAGACTCGAGAGTCATCAAAAAAAATACGAGGCTGCTCTGATCACTTTGCAGCTTGCAGAATTTTTAGCAGCAAAAGAGGAGCAGACAGTTTTGCAGGTTATTAGAAACAATGCCAAAAACGATATTACCAAAAATGGCTTGGATGTGCAGGAGCCCTACGTACTTAAACTCTGGGTACTGCAACAGGAGGAACTAAAACTGAATGTGCGATTGTTGAGTTATGAGTTATGA
- a CDS encoding family 20 glycosylhydrolase: MRILKPVVVAFFLIIFSSAYSQKANREKEIQIIPKPKQLVIRQGNFQFSAATQFVVKDEVQKEMVMVLINKFKTAAGFRPEISNTIPKSNYIQFKEDATLNTEAYVLEVNQKSITIRAKGNAGFIYGLESIRQLLPEGIESKSRIKAVKWEIPNLTITDEPRFQWRGLMLDLSRHFFDKNYILETIDRLAMLKMNVLHLHLVDDQGWRIEIKKYPKLTEIGAWRVDQENAPWNARQLTNPDEKGTYGGFLTQEELKEIVKYAAAKNIEIIPEIEMPAHVSSAIAAYPELACFNQRIGVPSGGLWPITDIYCAGKEITFEFLQNVIEEVIAIFPSKYIHIGGDEATKTNWDKCPNCQKRMKDNGLKDAHELQSYFVKRMEQYINSKGKKIIGWDEILEGGLAPEATVMSWRGTVGGTEAAKQGHDVIMSPESPCYFNFYQGPQNEEPLAFDAFNPLNKVYGFDPVVDSMTPQEASRVLGGQANLWAEFITNPKASEYMIFPRLAALSEVLWSTKENRNWNNFTSRLPSLLKRYDYIGINYAKSAYLVTSSASADLNNKVINVALKNEFPNSDIRYVLGNKNIGDKAIKYANPIPVNQTTILKASLFQDNKPVGRVFTDTIVFHKAVGHKVNYVTPYNDSYKGDGPLGMVNTIRGSKNFHDGQWQAWLVKDMEIVIDLEKEQSIEKVTVGTLESQGAGIYFPIQVTVLVSKDGTNYNEVGKINRPFAVNVNSELKDFKINFEKQEVRFVKVIATNLKKSPTGSSSWLFVDEIVVD; this comes from the coding sequence ATGAGAATACTAAAACCAGTTGTTGTCGCATTTTTTTTGATCATTTTCAGTAGTGCTTACAGCCAGAAAGCAAATAGAGAAAAAGAGATTCAAATCATTCCGAAACCAAAGCAATTGGTTATTAGACAAGGTAATTTTCAGTTTTCTGCCGCAACCCAATTTGTGGTAAAGGATGAGGTTCAGAAAGAAATGGTGATGGTTCTAATTAACAAATTTAAAACCGCAGCAGGATTTCGTCCTGAAATTTCAAATACCATTCCTAAAAGTAATTATATTCAATTTAAAGAGGATGCAACTTTAAATACAGAAGCTTACGTTTTAGAAGTCAATCAAAAAAGCATCACCATTAGAGCTAAGGGAAATGCAGGTTTTATTTATGGTTTAGAAAGCATCCGACAATTGCTTCCCGAAGGGATTGAAAGTAAAAGCAGAATTAAAGCAGTGAAATGGGAGATCCCAAATCTTACGATTACTGATGAACCCCGTTTTCAATGGAGAGGGTTAATGCTGGACTTATCACGTCATTTTTTTGATAAAAACTACATATTAGAGACCATCGATCGGCTGGCAATGCTAAAAATGAATGTGCTGCATTTGCATTTGGTGGACGATCAGGGGTGGAGAATTGAAATCAAGAAATACCCAAAACTTACTGAGATTGGTGCCTGGAGAGTCGATCAGGAAAATGCACCCTGGAATGCAAGACAGCTAACCAATCCGGACGAAAAAGGAACGTATGGCGGCTTTCTGACTCAGGAAGAATTAAAGGAAATTGTAAAATATGCCGCAGCAAAAAATATAGAAATCATTCCCGAAATCGAAATGCCGGCACACGTGAGCTCTGCGATTGCGGCTTATCCTGAACTGGCTTGTTTCAATCAGAGAATAGGAGTTCCGTCGGGTGGATTATGGCCGATTACAGATATTTATTGTGCCGGGAAAGAAATTACTTTTGAGTTTTTGCAAAATGTAATAGAGGAGGTTATTGCCATTTTTCCATCAAAATACATTCATATTGGAGGTGATGAGGCCACTAAAACCAATTGGGACAAATGCCCGAATTGTCAAAAAAGGATGAAAGACAATGGATTGAAAGACGCTCACGAACTGCAAAGTTATTTTGTGAAGAGAATGGAGCAATACATCAATTCTAAAGGTAAAAAGATAATTGGCTGGGATGAAATACTCGAAGGCGGTTTAGCTCCCGAAGCTACAGTAATGAGCTGGAGAGGAACAGTAGGAGGGACTGAAGCCGCAAAGCAAGGTCATGACGTAATTATGTCGCCCGAATCGCCTTGTTATTTTAATTTTTATCAGGGCCCACAAAACGAAGAACCTTTGGCTTTTGATGCTTTTAATCCGTTAAACAAAGTGTACGGGTTTGACCCCGTTGTCGATAGCATGACTCCACAGGAAGCCAGCCGTGTTTTAGGCGGGCAGGCCAATTTATGGGCAGAATTTATCACCAATCCAAAAGCTTCCGAGTATATGATCTTCCCGAGATTGGCGGCTCTCTCTGAAGTGTTGTGGAGCACCAAAGAAAATCGCAATTGGAATAATTTTACCTCCAGATTGCCTTCGTTGTTGAAACGTTACGATTATATAGGGATCAATTACGCCAAAAGCGCTTATTTGGTTACTTCTTCGGCTTCGGCTGATTTAAATAATAAAGTAATTAATGTTGCTCTTAAAAATGAATTTCCAAATTCCGACATTCGTTATGTTTTAGGAAACAAAAATATAGGTGATAAGGCCATAAAATATGCAAATCCTATCCCGGTTAACCAAACTACCATTCTAAAAGCGTCTTTGTTTCAGGATAATAAACCGGTTGGAAGAGTATTTACCGATACGATTGTATTCCATAAAGCAGTGGGGCATAAGGTCAATTATGTAACCCCTTATAATGACAGTTACAAAGGAGACGGACCTCTCGGAATGGTCAATACCATCAGAGGGTCTAAAAACTTTCATGATGGTCAATGGCAGGCATGGCTAGTTAAGGACATGGAAATTGTGATTGATCTCGAAAAAGAACAAAGTATCGAAAAAGTAACTGTTGGGACTTTAGAAAGTCAGGGAGCCGGAATTTATTTTCCAATACAAGTAACCGTTTTAGTCTCTAAGGACGGTACTAATTATAACGAAGTTGGAAAAATAAATCGCCCGTTTGCTGTAAATGTGAATTCAGAGCTGAAAGACTTTAAAATCAATTTTGAAAAACAAGAGGTTAGGTTTGTAAAAGTAATCGCTACGAATTTAAAAAAGAGCCCAACAGGTTCGAGTTCTTGGCTGTTTGTAGATGAAATTGTGGTGGATTAA
- a CDS encoding RNA methyltransferase — MNDNFTNEYFGIGIQNGKTPENLGVLWRSAQNLGATFIFTIGNRYAKQACDTHDAVKAIPYFHYDTFEAFFENLPKGARLVGVELADKAADLETFEHPRRCVYLLGAEDHGLSKKSMEKCHHLVKFKSVKSLNVAVAGTIVMYDRNLPKPRS, encoded by the coding sequence ATGAATGACAATTTTACAAACGAATACTTTGGTATAGGAATACAAAATGGTAAAACTCCTGAAAATTTGGGTGTTTTATGGCGATCGGCTCAGAATTTGGGCGCTACTTTTATATTCACCATAGGCAATCGATATGCCAAACAAGCTTGCGATACCCACGATGCGGTAAAAGCAATTCCGTATTTTCATTATGATACTTTTGAAGCTTTTTTTGAAAACTTGCCAAAAGGAGCGCGGTTAGTAGGTGTTGAATTAGCTGATAAAGCGGCTGATTTAGAAACCTTCGAACATCCAAGACGCTGTGTTTATCTTTTGGGAGCTGAAGATCACGGGTTATCCAAAAAATCGATGGAAAAATGCCATCATTTAGTGAAGTTTAAATCAGTAAAGAGTTTAAATGTAGCTGTAGCCGGAACAATTGTGATGTACGACAGGAACTTACCGAAACCACGTTCTTAA
- a CDS encoding helix-turn-helix transcriptional regulator: MAIIVNLDVMMAKRKMSLNELSEKVDLTLSNLSILKTGKAKAIRFSTLEAICKVLDCQPGDILEFKE; this comes from the coding sequence ATGGCAATCATTGTAAACCTCGATGTGATGATGGCAAAACGAAAAATGTCATTGAATGAACTTTCCGAAAAAGTAGACCTAACCTTATCCAATCTTTCGATATTGAAAACCGGAAAAGCAAAAGCCATAAGATTCAGCACCTTAGAAGCCATTTGTAAAGTACTAGATTGCCAGCCTGGGGATATCTTGGAGTTTAAAGAATGA
- a CDS encoding TolC family protein — MKMQYFALAMFCMLSGNLRAQTVTLSNALERSIQNFEKIKAKEAIVNASKENTTYQKSQYLPDFTLMAQQSYGTINAQNGTLYSYGGLGSAATSMPLQDQNWNAAFGSLYLANVNWNLFTFGKIKTQVAIAKADENVAQKDLEQVKFQHQVKVGAAYLNLLAAQRIKFVQDKNLERAQVVETTTKSRAESGLIPEVDYSLAKAEVANAKSAVIKAYDMELDHSKSLAVMLGEEYQVYQLDSVFTTKTPVILSESISETSLHPILEWRKSDILKSEQQEKLQATMALPNLSAFGVIQGRGSGFDWNYVQDNTAFSRSYADGVGIDRSNYMVGINLSWNLTNIYRQSSKKREQKFVTQSLQNEYEYMNQELIAQQKLANDKLKNAFENFEETKTQVIAATDAYRQHTALYDNGLTTIVDLTQSFYTLNRAEIDYEIAQNNIWQALWIKAAATGNLNILLNAIH, encoded by the coding sequence ATGAAAATGCAATATTTTGCGTTGGCTATGTTCTGTATGCTGTCCGGAAATCTCCGGGCACAAACGGTAACACTATCCAATGCTCTGGAACGCTCTATTCAAAATTTTGAAAAAATAAAAGCCAAAGAAGCCATCGTTAATGCTTCGAAAGAAAACACTACCTATCAAAAAAGTCAGTACTTACCTGACTTCACTTTAATGGCGCAGCAAAGTTACGGTACGATCAACGCTCAAAACGGTACATTGTACAGTTATGGCGGACTGGGCAGTGCCGCTACCTCAATGCCGTTGCAAGATCAAAACTGGAATGCCGCTTTTGGATCGCTGTATCTGGCTAATGTTAATTGGAATCTTTTCACTTTTGGTAAAATTAAAACGCAGGTTGCCATTGCCAAAGCCGATGAGAATGTCGCACAAAAAGATCTGGAACAGGTAAAATTTCAGCACCAGGTAAAAGTGGGTGCTGCTTACTTAAACCTCCTGGCCGCTCAGCGCATTAAATTTGTACAGGATAAAAATCTAGAACGTGCCCAAGTAGTCGAAACTACAACCAAAAGCCGTGCAGAGAGCGGTCTGATTCCCGAGGTCGATTATTCTTTGGCAAAAGCTGAAGTGGCCAATGCCAAATCGGCTGTGATAAAGGCCTATGATATGGAACTGGATCACTCTAAATCACTTGCCGTGATGCTGGGGGAAGAATATCAGGTGTATCAGCTCGATAGTGTGTTTACCACTAAAACACCCGTTATTCTTTCGGAATCGATCTCGGAAACCAGTCTGCATCCTATACTGGAATGGCGAAAAAGTGATATTTTGAAAAGTGAGCAGCAGGAAAAACTACAAGCTACAATGGCTTTACCTAACCTTTCTGCCTTTGGTGTAATACAAGGACGCGGTTCGGGTTTTGACTGGAATTATGTACAGGACAATACTGCCTTTTCGAGATCCTATGCCGATGGTGTTGGAATCGATCGCAGCAATTATATGGTTGGAATCAATTTAAGTTGGAATCTTACCAACATCTACCGTCAATCATCTAAAAAGCGCGAGCAAAAATTCGTTACCCAATCGCTTCAAAACGAATATGAATACATGAATCAGGAATTGATTGCTCAACAAAAACTGGCCAATGACAAACTGAAAAATGCCTTCGAGAATTTTGAAGAAACCAAAACGCAGGTAATCGCTGCTACCGATGCTTATCGTCAGCACACTGCTTTGTATGATAATGGTCTTACTACAATTGTCGATTTAACGCAATCTTTCTACACCCTTAACCGTGCAGAAATCGATTATGAAATTGCCCAAAACAACATTTGGCAGGCCTTATGGATTAAAGCTGCTGCTACAGGCAATCTGAACATTTTACTCAACGCGATACACTAA